The sequence GCAGAGTAATCACCACTAAAGAAACCATTACCACCATCAGGGCTAGAGCCTTCAGAAGCGAGATAGCCTAGGGTTAAGGAACTGGGTTTCAGTACGTTAAAGATGTTGGTGCGACCGAAGCGGATGTTTGCCCCAACCCCTTGTCCACCACCGAGGCGATAAATCGGGTTGCGCTGACCAAAAGCGGACAGTGACCCATTACCCCCATCAAAGTCTTCCATGTAGGGGTTAAGCGTGGGCGTGAAGTCTTCCCAAACGCCGGCGTTTGCTGCAACCACTAGATCCAATGTTTCCCCAAATGGGAAGAAGTATTCTAGGGTATCCAGGATAAATTGATTGCCGGTGTCGCCATAGACGTTAAACGTCTGAGTGCCTTCGCGGGAATCATTCAGCACGTTCAGAGGTTCGGCATTTCCAACTTGCAGACGGGTGATTAAAAGGTCTTCACCTGTGAAACTGGTGTTGAGGTTAAGACGAACCCGTTGTTGGAAGGCGGGGACATCATTGGTTTCTCCAAATGAGTCGGTGCCGGCAAAAATTGCTTCACCCACCAATTTAGTTGTGGTGGAGAACTGATTGGCTTCCAACTCAGCGGTGCGAGCTTCTAAGGCATCCACCCGACCACGTAGAGTGGCCAGTTCTGCCTGGAACTCTTCGAGTAGACGGTTCAGAGCGGCTAAATCTGCTTTGGTAACATAATCGCCATCCGTTCCAATCAGCTGGGTAATGGTTTCCAAGCAAGCATTTAAACCGGCAGCAAATTCATAACGGGTTAGAGCGCGGTTGCCTCTAAAGGTGCCATCCGGGTAACCGGCAATACAGCCGTAGCGCTCAACCAAGTTTTGCAAAGCCTGGAAGGCCCAGTCTGTCGGTTGCACGTCAGACAGTTGCGACACTGAGGTGACTTGCCCAACGGTGGTGCTGTTGGCGCTGCCTTCGTTGCTGTATCGGTTGAGTTGCTGTAAAACGTTTTGAGCTGCCGGCTCTGTCGTGGTAGCCGGTGTTCCTTGGCCCTGCGTTTGCGCTACCTGAGCGGGGACTTCAATTTTTGCTGAGCTGGGTGCCTCATTTTGTACTAAAGCCGGCTCAGTTTGAGCTTTCTCTTTCGACGAGCTTCCCAGAAGTTGCTCAGCGGGTAGCACCTGTTCATTGGTTTTCAAAGCCACTGGAGCCTGAGGGGTTACCTCTCCTCCTTGCAGCAGTTGCTCAGCTGTTACAGCCTCTTCTTTCGTGCTTAAAGCTGCTGGAGCCAGAAGGTTTTCCTCTGAGTCTCCCAACTGTTGTAGAGCAATCGTAGCGGGCTTTGAAAGTTTTGTTTCTGCTGTGGCTTGAGGTTGAGCCAATTCAGGAATGGTTCCTGTTTCGGCGGCCATCGCAGAAGCTGAAACTAATAAAGCAGCCCCTAGAATTGCTGGGCTGGCAAATAGAGAATTCCACAATATCTTAGACATCTTCCCTCTTGTCCTCACACCTTATTATTGAGAGACTAACGGGCCGGCCATTTATTTATCTTTATACACAGCCACTGATTTTGTTTAGCTATCAGGTAAGCTGGCAGTTTGGAAATGGTGGCTGCTAGCTCTATTTTGACATTCTCACTCCCTTCTTGGAAATGGGATTCTTGAGAAGTTTGCTAATTTCAGTTAGCTTTATTCTCAAAGGATGTGTCAACCATCACTTTGGCTACATACTGGCTACCCTGACTGTAGCCGCTGAATTGCTTCATAGAGAGTAGCACATTTATTGACCTTTCGTCACCGCCTTTTCGCCAGAAAGTGGCGCGATGCCTTTTGGCCGTAAACTCCCCTACTCGCTACACGAAGAACCACTGAAGAAAGTTCCGCTTTTTCGATAAAACTTAGTTGGCCGTTGCATTGTTAGGTCAGCTCACGGCTGCGTTCACTTAATGAGTAACAGATGTGAACCGATCAAGTCTAAACACTGCTCTAGGATCAAAGATTTTATCCTTGCGAAAATTCTCGGTCGGTTCTAATTTTCCATCCTTCGTTCCGCAAAGAGTGCTTTCAGCCACAAATGGGGAAGGATTGTCGTCCCCTGC is a genomic window of Microcoleus sp. FACHB-672 containing:
- a CDS encoding iron uptake porin, which codes for MSKILWNSLFASPAILGAALLVSASAMAAETGTIPELAQPQATAETKLSKPATIALQQLGDSEENLLAPAALSTKEEAVTAEQLLQGGEVTPQAPVALKTNEQVLPAEQLLGSSSKEKAQTEPALVQNEAPSSAKIEVPAQVAQTQGQGTPATTTEPAAQNVLQQLNRYSNEGSANSTTVGQVTSVSQLSDVQPTDWAFQALQNLVERYGCIAGYPDGTFRGNRALTRYEFAAGLNACLETITQLIGTDGDYVTKADLAALNRLLEEFQAELATLRGRVDALEARTAELEANQFSTTTKLVGEAIFAGTDSFGETNDVPAFQQRVRLNLNTSFTGEDLLITRLQVGNAEPLNVLNDSREGTQTFNVYGDTGNQFILDTLEYFFPFGETLDLVVAANAGVWEDFTPTLNPYMEDFDGGNGSLSAFGQRNPIYRLGGGQGVGANIRFGRTNIFNVLKPSSLTLGYLASEGSSPDGGNGFFSGDYSALAQLNFTIGGVSLAATYINSYFGEGNFGFDNGASVGIDDDGGIEPRGFVGTNIANTLGGRTNPVQAHSYGLQASLQVSPRFGLSGWVGYSNISLLHSDNDRGLRGDGSIWNYAITLAFPDLLKEGNLAGIVVGAQPYLTNFRAGDVNIDSDEIPWHVEGFYKYQLTDNISLTPGVIWLLNPNQSEDNPQTVIGTLRGTFTF